The Bacillus sp. SM2101 genome includes a region encoding these proteins:
- a CDS encoding amidase domain-containing protein: MKKKSILIALALGLGISSASYLGVNNVFATDVEPLSKEAKEKVKESWEINDEVFYDYIPEKLLKKHASTIEAVDNILEERGIDFTSKSVNFNLNYYVRLVQLEVFTSLSKEDPIYNDVRKLGNDIGKLIVKGQKKKSDEIDAETVFNGVGDKKDKEETVESLIDFNGYNVTDAIDYAHTWTKNGTELRNSNYDYYDGKNDCTNFVSQVVYEGGGMSQIRNDNFGYDYDDVDNWYYEDSFNNPPSWTWGGAHNFYEHLRDHSSNVKRIYSTSDLELGDIVSWDTFDDGEFHIGHTVVVTKIESGKIYVTYHTTDKEDEPIDTLFNAGYKAYAWDLD, translated from the coding sequence GTGAAGAAAAAAAGTATTTTAATAGCACTTGCACTTGGACTTGGAATTTCTTCTGCATCATATTTAGGTGTAAACAATGTATTTGCAACAGACGTAGAACCTCTTTCTAAAGAAGCTAAAGAAAAAGTAAAAGAGTCGTGGGAAATAAATGATGAAGTTTTTTACGACTACATACCAGAAAAACTATTAAAAAAGCACGCTAGTACAATTGAAGCTGTAGATAATATATTAGAAGAAAGAGGGATCGATTTTACTAGTAAATCAGTTAATTTTAATTTGAATTATTATGTTAGATTAGTCCAACTAGAAGTATTTACTAGTTTATCTAAAGAAGATCCAATATATAACGATGTAAGAAAATTAGGTAATGATATTGGAAAGCTAATAGTTAAGGGGCAGAAAAAGAAAAGTGATGAAATTGACGCAGAGACTGTTTTTAACGGCGTAGGAGATAAAAAAGATAAAGAAGAAACAGTTGAATCATTAATAGATTTCAATGGTTATAATGTAACCGATGCCATTGACTATGCTCATACTTGGACTAAAAACGGTACGGAATTGCGAAACTCGAATTATGACTACTATGATGGTAAAAATGACTGCACCAACTTTGTATCACAAGTTGTTTATGAGGGGGGCGGAATGTCACAGATCAGAAACGATAATTTCGGTTATGATTATGATGATGTAGATAACTGGTACTACGAAGACTCTTTTAATAATCCTCCAAGTTGGACGTGGGGAGGAGCACATAACTTCTATGAGCATTTAAGAGATCATAGTTCTAATGTGAAAAGAATTTATTCTACATCAGACTTAGAATTAGGTGATATAGTATCTTGGGATACATTCGATGATGGAGAGTTTCATATTGGACATACTGTAGTTGTTACAAAAATTGAAAGCGGTAAAATTTATGTTACTTACCACACAACTGACAAGGAAGATGAACCAATTGATACGTTGTTTAATGCGGGATATAAAGCATATGCTTGGGATTTAGATTAA
- a CDS encoding SAF domain-containing protein: MKRKFKWINKNFVLGGLFFSMFAGVVVVNEMGILRDLQTTQVVLANDELPVNSTIGENDISIERYPLELYTPDMITDPNQVIGKMTTTQVDKKGFFTSRMLDQSILRPSENHEFFLIPNAWIVDDIQGSIRRYDLINVYAVIDRRNEVDDDEQQNQKPRQLVKKEKILIDVPVVYVKNSKNNEIIDQNGQRLHPNTNPSKIELSLLPQEYKQLEELFLEGYKFTFSY, encoded by the coding sequence ATGAAAAGAAAGTTTAAATGGATAAATAAGAATTTTGTATTAGGTGGTTTGTTCTTTTCTATGTTTGCAGGAGTTGTTGTTGTGAACGAAATGGGGATTCTACGTGATCTCCAGACAACACAAGTAGTCTTGGCAAATGATGAACTCCCTGTTAACTCTACTATTGGAGAAAATGATATTTCCATCGAGCGATATCCATTGGAATTGTATACACCCGATATGATTACCGACCCCAACCAAGTAATTGGGAAGATGACGACAACACAAGTTGATAAAAAGGGGTTTTTCACGAGTCGTATGCTTGATCAATCTATACTAAGACCATCTGAGAACCATGAATTTTTCTTGATTCCTAATGCATGGATTGTTGATGATATTCAAGGAAGTATACGACGATATGACCTAATTAATGTGTACGCAGTGATAGATCGGAGAAATGAAGTAGATGATGATGAACAACAAAATCAAAAGCCGCGTCAATTAGTGAAAAAGGAAAAAATTCTTATTGATGTCCCTGTAGTTTATGTTAAAAATTCGAAGAACAATGAAATTATTGATCAAAATGGACAGAGATTACATCCAAACACAAATCCATCAAAGATTGAGCTTAGCTTACTACCACAAGAATATAAACAATTAGAAGAATTATTCCTAGAAGGATATAAGTTTACATTTAGTTACTAA
- a CDS encoding S-layer homology domain-containing protein, protein MKKMIPVVLSTSLLVGGVVPLSNTFNAQKVQAAEITSFSDVNSDYWAYKEINYLLDEGIAESLNGTKYMPNDNITRAQAARMLVKALKIDVNDTSIPDVSFPDLSKSHADYPYIKVAVNEGIFKGKDNGNFGTNENLTRAQMAKVIVETFDLEGDFPFSFKDISNDFWAEDYISKLRASEVTTGYSDFTYKPNNNVTRAQMAAFVYRGIKGSEFVPDKYNHLLVSVEDGLLVHRDKGTLFDTDVNPIINQQVYRSAKALLDDEHFVEVGYKQLSDLDIAMVTYGHNATNATFGGAFKYQFYENSSVASYDSENVSIRLYIRALYFDRFNTNEFRVEEKVANKLKDSLIGMFGEDGKDMYDFILEKWNFRMENFLNSNHDAVYGKNYTKKTSNWQVDFEVDEAYTVASFSPINK, encoded by the coding sequence ATGAAGAAAATGATACCAGTCGTTCTTAGTACCTCATTATTAGTCGGTGGTGTTGTGCCTTTATCGAATACGTTCAATGCTCAAAAAGTACAAGCTGCTGAGATTACTAGCTTTTCAGATGTGAATTCAGACTATTGGGCTTACAAGGAAATTAATTACCTCTTAGATGAGGGAATTGCTGAATCATTAAACGGAACAAAGTATATGCCTAATGACAATATTACTAGGGCGCAAGCAGCAAGAATGTTAGTGAAAGCACTAAAAATAGATGTGAACGACACAAGCATTCCTGATGTATCATTTCCAGATTTAAGTAAATCCCATGCAGATTATCCGTACATAAAAGTAGCAGTCAACGAGGGGATCTTTAAAGGTAAAGATAATGGGAATTTCGGAACAAATGAAAATTTAACAAGAGCTCAAATGGCTAAAGTAATTGTTGAGACATTCGACCTTGAAGGAGATTTCCCATTTAGTTTTAAAGATATATCTAATGATTTTTGGGCAGAAGATTACATTAGCAAATTAAGAGCTTCAGAGGTTACGACGGGTTACTCTGACTTTACTTACAAACCAAACAACAATGTAACAAGAGCTCAAATGGCAGCATTTGTCTATCGTGGAATAAAAGGATCTGAGTTTGTACCAGATAAATACAATCACTTACTTGTAAGTGTAGAGGACGGACTGTTAGTACATCGTGATAAGGGAACTTTGTTTGATACAGATGTAAACCCGATTATTAACCAACAAGTATACCGTTCAGCAAAAGCATTACTAGATGATGAACACTTTGTAGAAGTAGGTTATAAGCAATTATCTGACCTTGATATAGCGATGGTGACATATGGACATAATGCAACAAATGCAACATTTGGTGGGGCATTTAAATATCAGTTTTATGAAAATAGCTCTGTCGCAAGTTACGATAGTGAAAATGTAAGTATTAGATTGTATATAAGAGCACTTTATTTTGATCGTTTTAACACAAATGAATTCAGAGTGGAAGAAAAAGTAGCAAATAAATTAAAAGATAGTTTAATAGGTATGTTTGGTGAGGATGGAAAGGATATGTATGATTTTATTTTAGAAAAGTGGAATTTTAGAATGGAGAACTTTCTGAATAGCAATCATGATGCTGTATATGGTAAGAACTACACAAAGAAAACAAGCAACTGGCAAGTAGATTTTGAGGTTGATGAAGCATACACAGTAGCTTCTTTCAGTCCCATTAATAAATAA
- a CDS encoding PKD domain-containing protein has product MGMIPKEVNADYPSTEAEFYDYVRNVYIDDYNINDRRADYWVYTTYNKVVYKTDNYGRTSSNSKCGNSRENEYLGEDYNGEKIYNYCFPNDAQGSNPENWDYLIVDSLGVSWENLSSSQENHILSSKLEGHGATNLTISSLGGKKYGKVSLAPTWRSEGNIFTQNNAGGRTWYADFVVPPLSSRPVLEGDITTDKTEYKIAAGEDDVTVNYTAKATSDGEGLHFRHADIRSLKAGFNFEKHIDQLGSSDYVTTSGSKFSTKDGSFKLTRDMYSVGTHTINLEADFRIEAIWGEKDQTRANTTITLVVEPDTERYTTTTVSVDPSTVRFEDKDVKVKVTVHGQLHGISDSNRIKGWEFLVREEEVTTPKVKTNSDKSFTSQTTFDFTIPKNRIVDGMVDNQFIQNYVGRARVTLIDNSVPDNSSDEANTFITDGDIPDIDGPNADFTWTPSDDLKQGDTVTLIEACTHPNDVEIVEWNWSVGGNDRTTRMTLENYGSNTAKLTCTDANGKSDTVTKIIEAGKPGTPPVASFFIEEEYFWIEEVVPQNNSYDIDGEIVSSDWTLDSGRTSIPLTFTRVTEPELHRLGLTVTDNDGETDFEQQDFRVLPTTPTADFQIYSFDRDNNQINDAGKENRTIVVDATLSDAASPSSDLIPIDYSRTTYDIRPVTSGIDPAGIMIRQNSDRSNLEFLVREAGEYEITVTVTNELNETSKPVTKKVIVDPDEKPIAQFTVDKKKYLRDGTTKKATITLTDNSLSMDDDYIKQRIWSVEFDSNNDGVFGTRYDTPKEILSNENKENITYETDKVGNYRFSLDVVEGFGQQSLYEFIQDEHYRTDLTEPINPQGNIEDYLLDENFNIPESDVAIEVDNAPPTVDFGVQRHSVVDVTINFSGVDTATRQHQTGRVSGGGNYDHYFFTYDTTEKNKLTSIAANLEVDLITKGINSDITIDNSYYQVADSDGVCRRDVPVWGWTRWTTYDYNTVTTTNSSYRPPSGWSITSSSSRDFYDERTETRQTSGGRPSGSGWSFLDGGIDSETGREWARWERTVREYSHTEYTYRLKKTVHHEVYEIQRYTDYGCNSTEQVDTTDFTQSFTNASYRADADRYYLHFDKRDWAWTNSSSKVTNFRNKMRNDDIYFWDFGPNSLRSTVDTNIANGSTKGQFDVYDSTALEKQIQDIKDYMINKYLLVADGEYYTILLGDQLDYTVTYEDHENDPELKREWKFTHDNTSVNGRVIDNQPSEPIAQSGLWINNPMQLPAVGTYSIELRAMDDPIWWGDDRFFNYRKWSDEEIVREYKVSVHRPPIAEFNFTLDSSNRLTLDSSPSYDPEHEFNRPDRGIVEYNWSYYLDGIQYNGQPPTNLVSEKYYDVTLQVKDIDGAYGSITKRISTKSGNLKPVAKFNVQEVVYRSQELDFEDLSYDPDGDPLTDYRITVRQQGNSTILKTLSSFPTSFADMNLSEGTYVIGLTVRDIPTSGSSLQSDLFEKSIQVINDNNPPVSIFTLSPNPVEKGTYLTYSDSSYDPDGHPLINYSWEIELLDENQNTIDSWITGAVPTDLRDFAGIGTYRITQTVFDDPPFPLPSLSGSSSIIVEMIQGLEAPFAEFSWQPQGLVVGDTFTLDPTFSYDLDGEVIGYQWTILAPNGLRTTSTERFPKVINALEGEYDVSLHVTDNDGLRSQVPAEHTIKVGPLPPNLPPVANFNWEPFTPFLGEQIRFNPDSSYDIDGEIVSWSWTLTGSDGSIQTSNEEYPSITGDTEYYTVNLEVTDDRGGKGSVTKVVNVDIAKLTPLVTHADGWKEVWVSQGFDENVNTFYAGEKFIIELTSTPAAYVWGSVNFGGDIGKVDIPKEQFTLVSTSTYEYTWIAELWQENFERIEDGEYLFQFHAMHPEISAHVQSDANYLIEIIGNIYEALKFHRNY; this is encoded by the coding sequence ATGGGTATGATACCCAAAGAAGTGAATGCAGACTACCCCTCAACTGAAGCAGAATTTTACGATTATGTAAGAAATGTTTATATAGACGATTACAATATAAATGACAGAAGAGCAGATTACTGGGTATATACCACATACAATAAAGTCGTATATAAAACTGATAATTATGGAAGGACTTCTTCTAATAGTAAGTGTGGTAATAGTAGAGAAAATGAATATTTAGGTGAGGATTATAATGGGGAAAAAATATATAACTATTGTTTCCCTAATGATGCTCAAGGATCGAATCCAGAAAATTGGGATTACCTTATTGTAGATTCACTAGGAGTTAGTTGGGAAAATTTAAGTTCTTCTCAAGAAAACCATATTCTTTCAAGCAAATTAGAAGGTCATGGTGCTACAAACCTCACAATCTCATCTTTAGGTGGTAAGAAATACGGAAAAGTATCACTTGCCCCTACATGGAGATCTGAAGGGAATATATTTACTCAAAACAATGCAGGTGGTCGAACCTGGTATGCGGACTTTGTGGTGCCACCGCTATCATCAAGACCTGTTCTTGAAGGCGACATTACTACAGACAAAACGGAATACAAAATTGCAGCAGGTGAAGATGATGTTACTGTAAACTATACGGCAAAAGCCACCTCAGACGGTGAAGGGTTACACTTTCGCCATGCTGATATCAGATCATTGAAGGCTGGGTTCAACTTTGAAAAACATATTGATCAGTTAGGTTCAAGTGATTATGTGACTACAAGTGGAAGTAAATTCTCTACTAAAGATGGTAGTTTTAAGCTGACTCGAGATATGTATTCAGTAGGAACACATACGATTAATCTTGAAGCGGATTTTCGTATTGAAGCGATATGGGGAGAAAAAGACCAAACTCGTGCAAACACTACTATAACTCTAGTAGTTGAACCAGATACCGAACGTTATACAACTACTACTGTATCAGTAGACCCTTCAACGGTCCGTTTTGAAGATAAAGACGTGAAAGTGAAAGTAACTGTACATGGACAATTACACGGAATATCTGATAGTAATCGGATTAAGGGGTGGGAGTTCCTCGTTCGAGAAGAAGAAGTAACAACTCCAAAAGTAAAAACAAATAGTGACAAGTCATTTACTAGTCAAACAACATTTGATTTTACAATCCCTAAGAACAGAATTGTAGATGGCATGGTTGATAATCAATTCATTCAAAATTATGTAGGGAGAGCTAGAGTTACACTAATCGATAACTCTGTACCCGATAATTCGAGTGATGAAGCAAATACATTTATAACAGACGGTGATATTCCTGATATTGATGGACCAAACGCAGATTTTACTTGGACACCTTCTGACGATCTAAAACAAGGTGATACAGTTACTCTAATTGAAGCTTGTACTCATCCTAATGACGTAGAGATTGTTGAATGGAATTGGAGTGTAGGTGGTAATGATAGAACTACACGTATGACATTGGAAAACTATGGCTCTAATACTGCAAAGTTGACGTGTACTGATGCAAACGGCAAGTCGGATACGGTTACAAAGATTATCGAAGCGGGCAAACCAGGAACTCCACCTGTAGCATCATTTTTTATTGAAGAAGAGTATTTTTGGATTGAAGAGGTAGTACCTCAGAACAATTCATATGATATTGATGGTGAGATTGTAAGTAGTGACTGGACGCTTGATAGCGGTAGAACATCTATCCCTCTTACTTTTACGAGAGTAACAGAGCCTGAGCTTCATAGGTTAGGATTGACAGTGACAGATAACGATGGAGAAACCGACTTTGAACAACAAGACTTTAGAGTATTACCGACAACACCTACAGCTGATTTTCAGATTTATAGCTTTGATAGAGATAATAATCAGATTAATGATGCTGGAAAAGAGAATCGAACGATTGTCGTTGATGCAACTCTTTCGGATGCAGCCTCACCTTCATCAGATTTAATTCCGATTGATTACTCCAGGACAACCTACGATATTCGTCCTGTCACATCTGGAATTGATCCTGCAGGTATTATGATTCGTCAAAACAGTGATAGATCAAACCTTGAATTTCTTGTGAGAGAAGCCGGAGAATATGAGATCACTGTAACTGTCACAAATGAGTTGAATGAAACTTCTAAGCCTGTAACAAAGAAAGTCATCGTTGATCCAGACGAAAAGCCTATAGCGCAATTTACTGTTGATAAGAAAAAATACCTTCGTGATGGTACAACTAAAAAAGCAACAATAACCCTTACAGATAATAGTCTATCTATGGATGATGACTACATTAAACAACGTATTTGGTCAGTTGAATTTGATTCTAATAATGATGGTGTTTTTGGTACAAGATATGATACGCCAAAAGAAATCTTATCAAATGAAAACAAAGAAAACATCACATATGAAACCGATAAAGTAGGTAATTATCGCTTTTCCCTTGATGTTGTAGAAGGTTTTGGCCAGCAATCTCTATATGAATTTATTCAAGATGAGCATTACAGGACAGACCTTACCGAGCCTATTAATCCTCAAGGGAACATTGAAGACTATCTTTTAGACGAAAACTTCAATATCCCTGAATCTGATGTGGCTATCGAGGTTGATAATGCACCTCCAACCGTTGACTTTGGTGTACAGCGACACAGTGTTGTTGATGTAACGATCAACTTCAGTGGTGTAGATACAGCCACACGTCAACATCAAACTGGACGTGTAAGTGGAGGTGGAAACTACGACCATTATTTTTTCACATATGATACGACAGAAAAAAACAAACTAACTTCGATTGCTGCTAATCTCGAAGTAGATTTAATTACAAAGGGGATTAATAGTGATATCACTATTGATAATAGTTACTACCAAGTAGCCGACTCTGATGGTGTATGTAGACGTGATGTCCCAGTTTGGGGTTGGACTCGTTGGACAACCTATGATTATAATACCGTCACAACGACCAATTCTAGTTATCGTCCTCCTAGTGGCTGGTCGATTACAAGTTCATCTTCACGAGATTTTTACGACGAAAGAACAGAGACAAGGCAAACTTCGGGAGGTAGACCGTCTGGATCAGGATGGAGTTTCCTAGATGGTGGAATTGATTCTGAAACTGGTAGAGAATGGGCGCGCTGGGAAAGAACGGTCAGAGAGTATAGTCATACTGAATATACGTACAGATTAAAGAAAACAGTTCACCATGAAGTCTATGAAATACAGCGCTACACTGACTACGGATGTAACTCTACAGAACAAGTCGATACTACAGACTTTACACAGTCATTTACGAACGCATCATACCGTGCAGATGCTGATAGATACTATCTACACTTTGATAAACGTGACTGGGCATGGACCAATTCATCATCAAAGGTGACTAATTTTAGAAATAAGATGAGAAATGATGATATCTACTTCTGGGATTTTGGTCCGAACTCTTTAAGAAGCACTGTTGATACAAACATCGCCAATGGATCTACAAAAGGACAGTTTGATGTTTATGATTCAACAGCTTTAGAAAAGCAGATTCAAGATATAAAAGATTACATGATTAACAAGTACTTACTAGTAGCTGATGGTGAGTATTATACGATTCTATTAGGTGATCAACTTGATTATACTGTTACCTATGAAGATCATGAAAATGATCCTGAACTTAAGCGTGAGTGGAAATTTACACATGATAATACAAGCGTAAACGGTAGAGTTATAGATAATCAACCAAGTGAGCCAATTGCACAAAGTGGACTATGGATTAACAATCCAATGCAATTACCTGCTGTAGGAACGTATTCTATTGAATTACGTGCGATGGATGATCCGATTTGGTGGGGTGATGACCGTTTCTTTAATTATCGTAAATGGTCTGATGAAGAAATAGTGAGAGAATACAAGGTTTCAGTTCACCGTCCTCCTATTGCTGAATTTAATTTTACTTTGGATAGCTCAAACCGATTAACATTAGATTCTAGCCCAAGTTACGATCCAGAGCATGAATTTAATCGTCCTGATCGAGGTATTGTAGAGTATAACTGGAGTTATTATTTAGACGGTATACAATACAATGGTCAACCACCTACAAATCTAGTAAGTGAAAAATACTATGATGTTACGTTACAGGTAAAGGATATCGATGGTGCGTATGGTTCTATTACAAAGAGAATTAGCACTAAATCAGGTAATTTAAAGCCTGTCGCAAAATTCAACGTTCAAGAAGTAGTTTATCGTTCACAAGAACTTGATTTTGAAGATTTATCTTATGATCCTGATGGAGATCCTTTGACAGACTATAGAATTACTGTTAGGCAGCAAGGTAATTCTACGATTTTAAAAACTCTTAGCTCATTTCCAACTAGTTTTGCAGATATGAACTTGTCTGAAGGTACTTATGTAATTGGGTTAACAGTACGGGATATTCCAACGAGTGGTTCATCTTTACAATCGGATCTATTCGAAAAATCAATTCAAGTGATAAACGATAATAATCCACCTGTATCAATTTTTACATTGAGTCCAAATCCAGTAGAAAAAGGAACATATCTCACATACAGTGACTCTTCCTATGACCCTGATGGACATCCATTGATTAATTATTCTTGGGAGATTGAATTACTAGATGAGAATCAAAATACAATAGATTCATGGATAACCGGCGCTGTACCTACCGATTTAAGAGATTTCGCGGGTATTGGAACCTACCGTATCACTCAAACAGTATTCGATGATCCGCCATTTCCATTGCCAAGTTTATCGGGAAGTAGCTCGATTATTGTGGAAATGATACAAGGTTTAGAGGCACCATTTGCAGAGTTTAGTTGGCAACCCCAAGGTTTAGTAGTGGGTGATACATTTACGCTCGACCCTACTTTTAGTTATGATCTTGATGGAGAGGTTATTGGATATCAATGGACGATCTTAGCTCCTAATGGATTAAGAACGACTTCAACAGAGCGTTTTCCAAAGGTTATTAATGCATTAGAGGGAGAATATGATGTTAGCCTTCATGTAACAGACAATGATGGTTTGCGGTCTCAAGTACCTGCAGAACATACGATTAAAGTTGGTCCGTTACCGCCTAATTTACCACCAGTTGCAAATTTCAATTGGGAGCCATTTACACCGTTTTTAGGAGAACAAATCAGATTCAATCCAGATTCTTCATATGATATAGATGGTGAAATTGTAAGTTGGTCATGGACTTTGACAGGCAGCGATGGAAGTATTCAAACGAGTAATGAGGAATATCCATCTATTACAGGAGATACGGAGTATTATACTGTCAATCTAGAGGTCACAGATGACCGAGGTGGTAAAGGTTCAGTAACAAAAGTAGTGAATGTCGATATAGCAAAACTCACCCCTTTAGTAACCCATGCTGATGGTTGGAAAGAGGTTTGGGTATCACAAGGGTTTGATGAGAATGTAAATACGTTTTATGCGGGTGAAAAGTTTATTATAGAACTAACATCTACACCAGCTGCGTATGTGTGGGGATCAGTCAATTTTGGTGGAGATATTGGTAAAGTGGATATTCCAAAGGAACAATTCACACTTGTATCAACGTCAACTTATGAATATACCTGGATTGCAGAGTTATGGCAAGAAAACTTTGAACGTATTGAAGATGGGGAATACCTATTTCAATTTCATGCAATGCATCCAGAAATATCAGCACATGTACAAAGTGATGCAAATTATTTAATTGAAATAATAGGAAACATATATGAAGCTTTAAAATTTCATAGAAATTATTAA
- a CDS encoding ATPase, T2SS/T4P/T4SS family: MATYISPKERRTLDVRKLSVEINRKQGADQTRKSDQFNEFFSLCKDVKDHILSIYDKKIEENQNATTNENYVNLFHEAMIGVPSSVKFIKTHIESYISNHGFGDTPYPNYYLSLEDGVFEEKFGWGPLSVFKYQHNIEAAQVLGTDIKFKHKDGWRLQPFSFSDLIQVEEVVARFANTSSKNHLNKHTKPELETRTHEGFRVSIMIPERMHVLPLITLRRQTVKVHQLAKQVELGTIPVEATTLFKSLPKFKANGVIAGPPGCGKSSFLLTLLGEVLYEVNNGKKIPERINTIFGESSLEFAVNELFPKANINHVIGKGVEFEKVIPTSLLRHDVTRVVLQEIREHEVGLFQRSGIQGIKQILGTLHDKDPIDIPEILFSLYMMYYNSNVNPDQLYKMFARNIHYSITMDEFMQDEELVKKVTGVQFYDFDTRTFELKMVKIMHYDEDSDSWTFNSSIPERMQRICQKYDKQNYLTFTEKLKELEKLSPMPDVEKIQISAYTMAVS; this comes from the coding sequence TTGGCAACGTATATATCTCCAAAAGAAAGACGTACTTTGGATGTTCGAAAGCTTTCAGTAGAAATAAATAGAAAACAGGGAGCTGATCAAACAAGAAAATCAGACCAATTCAATGAATTTTTCAGCCTATGTAAGGATGTTAAAGATCATATATTAAGTATTTATGATAAAAAAATCGAAGAGAATCAGAACGCTACCACTAATGAGAATTATGTAAATTTGTTTCATGAAGCGATGATAGGTGTACCCTCTTCTGTGAAGTTTATAAAGACGCATATTGAATCATACATATCAAATCATGGCTTTGGTGACACTCCTTACCCGAACTATTATTTGTCTTTAGAAGATGGAGTGTTTGAAGAAAAATTCGGGTGGGGCCCTCTCAGTGTTTTTAAATATCAACACAATATTGAAGCAGCACAAGTGTTAGGAACTGACATAAAGTTTAAACATAAAGATGGCTGGCGTTTACAACCATTTTCCTTTAGTGACCTAATACAGGTAGAAGAAGTAGTAGCTAGATTTGCAAATACAAGTTCAAAAAACCATTTAAATAAGCATACAAAGCCTGAGCTTGAGACAAGGACACATGAAGGATTTCGAGTTTCTATCATGATCCCCGAAAGAATGCATGTGTTGCCCTTAATTACGCTTCGTCGCCAAACAGTGAAGGTGCATCAGTTAGCAAAACAAGTTGAATTAGGTACGATTCCAGTTGAAGCAACTACATTATTTAAATCTCTTCCAAAGTTCAAAGCAAATGGTGTAATTGCTGGCCCACCTGGATGTGGTAAAAGTTCATTTCTGCTTACTTTACTTGGTGAAGTCTTATATGAAGTTAATAACGGTAAAAAAATTCCAGAGAGAATCAATACGATCTTTGGAGAGTCGAGCCTAGAGTTTGCAGTAAATGAACTCTTCCCAAAAGCTAATATCAATCACGTTATTGGTAAAGGGGTAGAATTTGAAAAAGTTATTCCCACCTCATTGCTACGACACGATGTCACAAGGGTTGTACTCCAAGAAATACGTGAACATGAAGTAGGGCTCTTTCAACGTTCAGGGATACAAGGAATTAAGCAGATCCTTGGTACTTTGCACGATAAAGACCCAATTGATATACCTGAGATATTGTTCAGTTTATATATGATGTATTACAACAGTAATGTAAATCCCGACCAGTTATATAAAATGTTCGCCCGAAATATCCATTACTCTATTACAATGGACGAATTCATGCAGGATGAAGAACTAGTCAAGAAAGTGACAGGTGTTCAATTCTATGACTTTGATACAAGAACATTTGAGTTAAAAATGGTGAAAATCATGCACTACGATGAAGATAGTGATAGCTGGACATTTAATAGTAGCATACCGGAAAGAATGCAGCGCATTTGTCAGAAATATGATAAACAAAATTATTTGACCTTCACTGAAAAACTCAAAGAGTTGGAAAAGCTATCACCAATGCCGGATGTCGAAAAAATACAAATTAGTGCTTATACAATGGCGGTGAGTTAA
- a CDS encoding DUF2187 family protein: MKKNKAKVGEVVSFERQNTKIEGKIIKILERSAIVELSDEAADKIESPSNLTVVNHNNYSILVHC, encoded by the coding sequence GAAGAATAAAGCAAAAGTTGGAGAAGTGGTTTCATTTGAACGTCAAAATACTAAGATAGAAGGCAAAATTATAAAAATATTAGAAAGGTCTGCCATTGTAGAATTGTCAGATGAAGCTGCTGATAAAATTGAGTCGCCGTCTAACTTAACTGTAGTAAATCATAATAATTATTCGATATTAGTTCATTGTTAA